Proteins from a genomic interval of Microbacterium abyssi:
- a CDS encoding LacI family DNA-binding transcriptional regulator, with protein MAMVASRAGVSGQTVSRVVNDSPRVDPATRARVEQAMAELGYRPHRAARALRTGRSQTLGIVATTLATVGNSRMLQATAAAAERRGYALMVVTAVDDVAAAFERLQDQGVDGAIVLNEASALTHASDQPEGLRLVVVDAAADSGFRTVSSDHAGGAAAATHHLLQLGHETVHHVAGPAGSFAAAERERGWRESLQAARVEAPPIVRGDWSAESGHAAAAALEQASAVFSANDQMALGLIRGLADRGRRVPDDVSVIGFDDVPDAANFRPPLTTIRQDFAALAEVIVSSLVADIEGADAGAGVDAVSRVVPTDLIERSSTR; from the coding sequence ATGGCCATGGTCGCCAGTCGTGCCGGTGTGTCGGGCCAGACCGTATCGCGCGTCGTGAACGACAGTCCGCGGGTCGATCCGGCCACGCGCGCGCGGGTCGAGCAGGCCATGGCCGAGCTCGGGTACCGCCCGCACCGCGCCGCGCGGGCTTTGCGCACCGGCAGGTCGCAGACGCTCGGGATCGTCGCGACGACGCTGGCGACGGTCGGCAACTCGCGGATGCTGCAGGCCACAGCCGCGGCCGCGGAACGCCGTGGCTATGCGCTGATGGTGGTGACCGCGGTCGATGACGTCGCCGCGGCGTTCGAGCGCCTTCAGGACCAGGGCGTCGACGGGGCGATCGTGCTGAACGAGGCGTCCGCGCTCACCCATGCATCCGATCAGCCGGAAGGGTTGCGGCTCGTGGTCGTCGACGCCGCGGCGGACAGCGGATTCCGGACGGTGAGCAGCGATCATGCCGGCGGCGCGGCGGCCGCGACGCATCACCTGCTGCAGCTCGGCCACGAGACCGTGCACCACGTCGCCGGCCCCGCGGGATCGTTCGCCGCGGCCGAGCGTGAGCGCGGATGGCGCGAGAGCCTGCAGGCTGCGAGGGTCGAGGCGCCGCCGATCGTCCGCGGAGACTGGTCGGCAGAGTCCGGCCATGCCGCTGCCGCCGCCCTCGAGCAGGCCTCCGCCGTGTTCAGCGCCAACGATCAGATGGCTCTCGGCCTCATCCGCGGGCTCGCCGATCGCGGCCGCCGCGTGCCCGACGACGTGAGCGTGATCGGCTTCGACGACGTGCCGGATGCCGCCAACTTCCGCCCTCCGCTCACGACGATCCGGCAGGACTTCGCCGCTCTCGCCGAGGTGATCGTGTCCTCGCTCGTCGCCGACATCGAGGGCGCCGACGCGGGCGCGGGTGTCG
- the galT gene encoding galactose-1-phosphate uridylyltransferase, with translation MQDSPELCASEPGATEGPATELGAGVVKRATTLADGRDLIYYDDPGTTLGPERSVDARTLDPRPGTATMRLDVLTGDWITVAANRQNRVMMPGADADPLAPQTPANPSEVPSVYDVAVFENRSPAFGPALAEPHGAAPAAANPPRGLDDLAALGLGRSRTAVGRCEVVCFSPDHAGSFGTQSVTRARTVIEAWADRTAALSRLPGIEQIFPFENRGEAIGVTLPHPHGQIYAYPYVTPRTTRLLESIDRTAPELFQHILELEQGSERVVLRGEHWTAFVPFAARWPLEVHLMPHRHVPDFAETTAAERDELAPLYLKLLRGVDALYEAPTPYIAAWHQAPVNIGRDSVRLHLQLTSPRRAADKLKFLAGSEAAMWAWTAEIAPEQAAERLREAIALVGEVA, from the coding sequence ATGCAAGATTCTCCGGAGCTGTGCGCAAGCGAACCCGGCGCGACTGAAGGCCCCGCGACCGAACTCGGCGCCGGCGTCGTCAAGCGCGCCACAACGCTCGCCGACGGCCGCGACCTCATCTACTACGACGACCCGGGAACCACCCTCGGCCCCGAGCGCTCCGTTGATGCCCGCACGCTCGACCCTCGCCCCGGCACCGCCACCATGCGGCTGGACGTGCTGACCGGCGACTGGATCACGGTCGCCGCGAACCGGCAGAACCGGGTCATGATGCCCGGCGCCGACGCCGACCCGCTCGCCCCGCAGACCCCGGCGAACCCGTCGGAAGTGCCCTCCGTGTACGACGTCGCGGTGTTCGAGAATCGCTCCCCGGCGTTCGGCCCCGCACTCGCAGAGCCCCACGGCGCAGCCCCCGCCGCAGCCAATCCTCCGCGCGGCCTCGACGACCTCGCCGCCCTGGGCCTCGGCCGCAGCCGCACCGCCGTCGGCCGCTGCGAGGTCGTCTGCTTCAGTCCCGACCACGCAGGCTCGTTCGGCACGCAGTCGGTCACCCGCGCTCGCACGGTGATCGAGGCCTGGGCCGACCGCACCGCAGCCCTGTCGCGGCTGCCTGGCATCGAGCAGATCTTCCCGTTCGAGAACCGCGGCGAGGCGATCGGCGTCACCCTCCCCCACCCGCACGGACAGATCTACGCGTACCCCTACGTCACGCCGCGCACGACTCGCCTGCTGGAGAGCATCGACCGCACGGCACCCGAGTTGTTCCAGCACATCCTCGAACTCGAGCAGGGCTCGGAGCGCGTCGTGCTCCGCGGCGAGCACTGGACGGCGTTCGTGCCGTTCGCGGCCCGCTGGCCCCTCGAAGTGCATCTCATGCCGCACCGGCACGTGCCCGACTTCGCCGAGACCACCGCGGCCGAGCGCGACGAACTCGCCCCGCTCTACCTGAAGCTGCTCCGCGGCGTCGACGCGCTCTACGAGGCCCCCACTCCGTACATCGCCGCGTGGCACCAGGCGCCCGTCAACATCGGTCGCGACTCTGTCCGTCTGCACCTGCAGCTGACCAGCCCGCGACGCGCCGCCGACAAGCTGAAGTTCCTCGCCGGATCCGAGGCGGCCATGTGGGCATGGACCGCCGAAATCGCCCCGGAACAGGCTGCCGAGCGACTCCGTGAAGCCATCGCCCTGGTCGGCGAGGTCGCCTGA
- the galK gene encoding galactokinase produces the protein MTTPDAATALFHDLTGRTPDGVWSAPGRVNLIGEHTDYNDGFVLPFAIPHRTYAAVGIRDDRRIRVASTFADAPVEFALDELAPLFPTAPGREPAAPEWAAYPLGVAWALQLAATGSGAELRGVDIAISSDVPIGAGLSSSAAIEGATASALNDLWRTGLDRTTLAGIGRRAENEAVGAPTGIMDQMASMLGEPDAALFLDCRTLDAHPVSLGMAGLALLIIDTRVSHAHSTGGYRERRASCEKGAAVMGVPALRDVSVDDLPRARELMDDVTFRRVRHIVTENQRVLDTVRTLRESGARAIGDLLVASHASMRDDFEISVPELDTAVESALDAGALGARMTGGGFGGAAIALVEEGAVQAVSDAVTAAFAASGFAAPHIFTVTPSAGAHREA, from the coding sequence ATGACGACGCCGGATGCCGCGACCGCCCTGTTCCACGATCTCACCGGCCGCACGCCCGACGGCGTCTGGTCAGCACCGGGCCGTGTGAACCTCATCGGCGAGCACACTGACTACAACGACGGGTTCGTCCTGCCGTTCGCGATTCCCCACCGCACCTATGCCGCAGTCGGCATACGTGATGACAGGCGCATCCGCGTGGCGTCGACCTTCGCAGACGCGCCGGTCGAGTTCGCCCTGGACGAGCTCGCCCCGCTCTTCCCGACCGCGCCCGGCCGGGAGCCTGCCGCCCCCGAGTGGGCCGCCTACCCGCTCGGCGTCGCGTGGGCCCTCCAGCTCGCCGCGACAGGCTCCGGAGCCGAGCTCCGCGGCGTCGACATCGCCATCTCCTCCGACGTCCCGATCGGCGCCGGCCTCTCCTCCTCCGCCGCGATCGAGGGGGCGACGGCATCCGCACTGAACGACCTCTGGCGTACCGGCCTCGACCGCACGACACTCGCAGGCATCGGCCGGCGCGCCGAGAACGAGGCCGTCGGCGCCCCCACCGGCATCATGGACCAGATGGCGTCCATGCTCGGCGAGCCCGACGCGGCCCTGTTCCTCGACTGCCGCACTCTCGACGCGCACCCCGTGTCGCTCGGCATGGCCGGGCTCGCACTGCTCATCATCGACACCCGCGTCTCGCACGCGCACTCCACCGGCGGGTACCGCGAGCGACGAGCGTCGTGCGAGAAGGGCGCTGCCGTCATGGGCGTCCCCGCGCTGCGCGATGTCTCGGTCGACGACCTCCCCCGGGCTCGGGAACTCATGGACGACGTGACCTTCCGCCGCGTGCGCCACATCGTCACCGAGAACCAGCGGGTGCTCGACACCGTGCGCACGCTGCGGGAGAGCGGAGCGCGCGCGATCGGCGACCTGCTCGTCGCCTCGCACGCCTCGATGCGCGACGACTTCGAGATCTCGGTCCCCGAACTCGACACGGCGGTCGAATCGGCGCTGGATGCCGGGGCGCTCGGCGCCCGCATGACAGGCGGCGGGTTCGGCGGCGCCGCGATCGCCCTGGTCGAGGAGGGCGCCGTGCAGGCCGTGTCGGATGCCGTCACCGCCGCGTTCGCGGCATCCGGATTCGCGGCACCGCACATCTTCACCGTCACGCCCTCCGCCGGCGCCCACCGTGAGGCTTGA
- the galE gene encoding UDP-glucose 4-epimerase GalE produces the protein MSWIVTGGAGYIGSHVVRALAEAGLAPVVLDDLSSGIPSFVPEGVPFVQGSILDRELIERALREHDAEGVIHVAGFKYAGVSVQRPLHTYAQNVEGTRVILEAMDAAGVHNIVFSSSAAVFGTPEESLVVEDTAKRPASPYGESKLIGEWMLRDQAIATAESEHPLRHTSLRYFNVVGSADPTVYDVSPHNLFPIVFEALLAGKTPRINGDDYDTPDGTNVRDYVHVGDIAAAHVEAAKRLASGAPIEPAYNLGSGDGLSVKQIMDAMVRVTGVDFTPQIGPRRPGDPDRIVAAGDLAARDLDWKMRYTVDEMVRTGWEARRNAS, from the coding sequence ATGTCTTGGATCGTCACCGGCGGAGCCGGCTACATCGGATCGCACGTGGTGCGCGCACTGGCGGAGGCCGGGCTCGCCCCCGTCGTCCTGGATGACCTCTCCAGCGGCATCCCGTCGTTCGTGCCGGAAGGCGTGCCGTTCGTGCAGGGCAGCATCCTCGATCGCGAGCTCATCGAGCGCGCGCTGCGCGAGCACGACGCCGAGGGCGTCATCCACGTCGCCGGGTTCAAGTACGCCGGAGTCTCGGTCCAGCGCCCGCTGCACACCTACGCGCAGAACGTCGAGGGCACGCGCGTGATCCTCGAGGCGATGGATGCCGCGGGCGTGCACAACATCGTGTTCTCGTCGTCCGCCGCCGTCTTCGGCACCCCGGAAGAGTCGCTGGTCGTCGAGGACACCGCCAAGCGGCCCGCCAGCCCGTACGGCGAATCCAAGCTGATCGGCGAGTGGATGCTGCGCGACCAGGCGATCGCGACGGCCGAGTCCGAGCATCCGCTGCGCCACACGTCGCTGCGCTACTTCAACGTCGTCGGCTCGGCGGATCCGACCGTCTACGACGTCAGCCCGCACAACCTCTTCCCGATCGTTTTCGAGGCGCTGCTTGCCGGAAAGACGCCGCGCATCAACGGCGACGACTACGACACCCCGGACGGCACGAACGTGCGCGACTACGTGCACGTCGGCGACATCGCCGCGGCGCACGTCGAGGCCGCCAAGCGCCTCGCCTCCGGCGCGCCGATCGAGCCCGCTTACAACCTCGGCTCCGGCGACGGCCTGTCCGTGAAGCAGATCATGGACGCCATGGTGCGCGTCACCGGCGTCGATTTCACGCCCCAGATCGGACCGCGCCGTCCCGGCGACCCCGACCGCATCGTCGCCGCAGGGGACCTCGCCGCCCGCGACCTCGATTGGAAGATGCGCTACACGGTCGACGAGATGGTCCGCACTGGCTGGGAGGCCCGCCGCAACGCGAGCTGA
- a CDS encoding carboxylesterase/lipase family protein, with protein sequence MTESPIVATASGPVRGFWRDHGTPDASAAFLGIPFAKPPVGKLRFAAPIAPDPWTEPLDATSYGATPLRITGVDNLIPEPAVPGKSTLNVNVFTPALDGALPVLVWIHGGGYTEGSPASPWYDGARFNRDGVVTVSISYRLGFDGFGYIEGAPANRGVRDWIAALEWVQQNIAAFGGDPARVTVGGQSAGGGAVLTLLGMPQAQHLFHRAMSFSGALADVPLDAARRRGERIAELGGVTADVDGFRSLTERRIRQLQPKAATPRKGVGMVLDLLSDGLPWGPMVDGELIARPTVDALADGTGADKPLLLGATDDEFTMVAEREGGKLRRVPSAILLLPFLRGRSTRHAYLTANAAQRKKGGVAMVGRFISDHVFRVLIPRVAEARNGADAETWAYRFSWVSPTKGWACHCLDVPFWFDGLDREKVANLAGPHPPQGLADEMHAAAVAMITDGEPGWPAWSTAPGIARVFGGTGPDVSEDAYDSVLALV encoded by the coding sequence GTGACCGAGTCCCCGATCGTCGCGACCGCTTCAGGTCCGGTCCGCGGGTTCTGGCGCGACCACGGCACACCCGACGCGTCAGCGGCGTTCCTCGGCATCCCGTTCGCGAAGCCGCCAGTCGGAAAGCTGCGCTTCGCGGCACCCATCGCGCCCGACCCGTGGACCGAGCCGCTGGATGCCACGAGTTACGGCGCCACGCCGCTGCGGATCACGGGCGTGGACAACCTCATCCCCGAGCCGGCGGTCCCCGGTAAGAGCACGCTGAACGTCAACGTGTTCACGCCCGCGCTCGACGGCGCACTCCCCGTGCTGGTCTGGATCCACGGCGGCGGTTACACCGAGGGATCGCCGGCGAGCCCCTGGTACGACGGCGCGCGCTTCAACCGCGACGGCGTCGTGACCGTCTCGATCTCGTACCGGCTCGGCTTCGACGGTTTCGGGTACATCGAAGGGGCACCGGCCAATCGCGGAGTGCGCGACTGGATCGCCGCCCTCGAGTGGGTGCAGCAGAACATCGCCGCGTTCGGCGGAGATCCGGCGCGCGTCACGGTCGGCGGGCAGTCCGCCGGCGGCGGCGCCGTGCTGACACTGCTCGGGATGCCGCAGGCGCAGCACCTGTTCCACCGGGCGATGTCGTTCTCGGGCGCCCTAGCGGATGTGCCGCTCGACGCAGCACGACGGCGGGGTGAGCGCATCGCCGAGCTCGGCGGCGTCACCGCGGACGTCGACGGATTCCGCAGCCTCACAGAACGCCGCATCCGCCAGCTGCAGCCGAAGGCCGCGACTCCGCGTAAGGGTGTCGGCATGGTTCTCGACCTGCTCAGCGACGGCCTGCCATGGGGCCCGATGGTGGACGGGGAACTCATCGCACGCCCGACCGTCGACGCGCTCGCCGACGGCACCGGCGCAGACAAGCCGCTGCTGCTCGGTGCGACGGACGACGAGTTCACCATGGTCGCCGAGCGCGAAGGAGGGAAGCTGCGCCGAGTTCCATCCGCGATCCTGCTCCTGCCGTTCCTGCGCGGCCGCTCGACTCGGCACGCATATCTCACCGCCAACGCCGCGCAGCGCAAGAAGGGCGGCGTCGCGATGGTCGGGCGTTTCATCAGCGATCACGTGTTCCGCGTGCTGATCCCGCGTGTCGCCGAGGCACGGAACGGAGCGGATGCCGAGACCTGGGCGTACCGGTTCTCGTGGGTGTCCCCCACGAAAGGCTGGGCCTGCCACTGCCTCGACGTGCCGTTCTGGTTCGACGGGCTCGACCGCGAGAAGGTCGCGAATCTCGCCGGCCCCCACCCGCCCCAGGGTTTGGCGGACGAGATGCACGCGGCCGCCGTGGCGATGATCACCGACGGCGAGCCCGGGTGGCCGGCGTGGTCTACCGCCCCTGGGATCGCCCGGGTGTTCGGGGGGACGGGGCCGGACGTCTCGGAGGATGCCTATGACAGCGTGCTCGCGCTGGTGTGA
- a CDS encoding gluconokinase: MSDHAPLICVMGVSAAGKSTVGIALAETLGVPFLDADSLHSDVNRTKMNAGTPLTDDDRWPWLDTVGGRFAAAETGLVMACSALRRVYRDRIRAAAPDVVFVHLTGSRELLLSRAEARTDHFMPASLLDSQLITLEDLETDEAGLEVTVDRTPEVLVAEIVERLG; this comes from the coding sequence GTGAGCGATCACGCCCCGCTGATCTGCGTCATGGGGGTGTCGGCGGCGGGCAAGTCCACCGTCGGCATCGCGCTCGCCGAGACGCTGGGCGTACCCTTCCTGGATGCCGACAGTCTGCACTCCGATGTGAACCGGACGAAGATGAACGCCGGCACCCCGCTGACCGATGACGATCGATGGCCGTGGCTCGACACGGTCGGCGGTCGCTTCGCCGCGGCGGAGACCGGACTCGTCATGGCGTGCAGCGCACTGCGGCGGGTGTACCGTGACCGCATCCGTGCGGCGGCGCCCGACGTCGTGTTCGTGCACCTGACCGGGTCGCGGGAGCTGCTGCTCTCGCGCGCGGAGGCGCGGACGGATCACTTCATGCCGGCGTCACTGCTCGACTCGCAGCTGATCACGCTCGAGGATCTCGAGACTGATGAGGCAGGGCTCGAGGTGACCGTCGATCGGACGCCGGAGGTGCTCGTCGCGGAGATCGTCGAGCGGCTCGGCTGA
- the manD gene encoding D-mannonate dehydratase ManD yields the protein MIIDKAEVIVTSPGRNFVTLRLTTDEGHVGIGDATLNGRELAVVSYLKDHVVPLLIGRDAHRIEDTWQFLYRSAYWRRGPVTMAAIAAVDMALWDIKGKAAGMPVYQLLGGASRTGLMAYGHASGKELPELFDSVRSHLDQGYKAIRIQTGVPGLKAIYGIASQAADAGGGEARYDHEPARRGAKPVEEDWDTRSYMRHLPGVFEAVRNEFGPEIPLLHDGHHRMTPIQAAKLGKALEPYDLFWLEDCTPAENQEALRLVRQHTTTPLAIGEIFNTVWDFKDLIREQLIDYVRGAVTHMGGISPLKKTLDYAAQYQIKSGMHGPTDISPVGMAAAMHLGLSIHNFGIQEYMQHSEKTDQVFQQSFTWENGLLHPGDQPGLGVTLDVDEAGKYPYEQAYLPYNRLTDGTVHDW from the coding sequence ATGATCATCGACAAGGCTGAAGTCATCGTCACCAGCCCGGGGCGGAACTTCGTGACGCTGCGGCTGACGACGGACGAGGGACACGTCGGCATCGGAGATGCGACGCTGAACGGTCGCGAACTCGCCGTGGTGAGCTATCTGAAGGACCACGTGGTCCCGCTGCTGATCGGCCGGGACGCGCACCGGATCGAGGACACCTGGCAGTTCCTGTACCGCTCGGCGTACTGGCGCCGCGGCCCGGTCACGATGGCCGCGATCGCCGCCGTCGACATGGCGCTGTGGGACATCAAGGGCAAGGCAGCCGGCATGCCGGTGTACCAGCTGCTCGGGGGCGCATCGCGTACGGGGCTGATGGCCTATGGCCACGCCTCCGGCAAGGAGCTGCCCGAACTGTTCGACTCGGTGCGCTCGCACCTCGACCAGGGGTACAAGGCCATCCGCATTCAGACCGGCGTGCCCGGACTGAAGGCCATCTACGGCATCGCATCGCAGGCGGCGGACGCCGGCGGCGGCGAGGCGCGCTACGACCACGAGCCGGCCCGCCGCGGCGCCAAGCCGGTCGAGGAGGACTGGGACACCCGCTCGTACATGCGGCATCTTCCCGGTGTCTTCGAGGCGGTGCGCAACGAGTTCGGTCCCGAGATCCCGCTGCTGCACGACGGCCATCACCGCATGACGCCGATCCAGGCGGCCAAACTCGGCAAGGCGCTCGAGCCCTACGACCTGTTCTGGCTCGAGGACTGCACCCCGGCCGAGAACCAGGAGGCGCTGCGCCTGGTGCGCCAGCACACCACCACCCCTCTCGCGATCGGCGAGATCTTCAACACGGTGTGGGACTTCAAGGACCTCATCCGCGAGCAGCTCATCGACTACGTCCGCGGCGCGGTCACGCACATGGGCGGCATCTCTCCGTTGAAGAAGACCCTCGACTACGCGGCGCAGTACCAGATCAAGTCGGGCATGCACGGACCGACCGACATCTCGCCGGTCGGCATGGCGGCCGCGATGCACCTGGGTCTCAGCATCCACAACTTCGGAATCCAGGAGTACATGCAGCACTCCGAGAAGACGGACCAGGTGTTCCAGCAGTCCTTCACCTGGGAGAACGGGCTGCTGCATCCCGGCGATCAGCCCGGGCTCGGTGTCACGCTCGACGTCGACGAGGCCGGCAAGTACCCGTACGAGCAGGCGTACCTGCCGTACAACCGCCTCACTGACGGAACGGTTCACGACTGGTGA